The Candidatus Woesearchaeota archaeon genome contains a region encoding:
- a CDS encoding transposase — translation METTFSVDSTGFGTSVFQRWFSFRHQREISSRKWVKCHFINGTKTNIVTGVKITTEFDNDCPELPELVRATAQHFEMDEVSADKAYLSQENMEQIAEQGATPFIPFKSNSKARNNGAVWKRMYHFFMLNNEEFLQHYHRRSNAETTVNMIKSKFGDSVRSKEWTAQVNEVLCKIICHNICVVIQEMHELGIEPLFCVESQASV, via the coding sequence GTGGAAACTACTTTTAGTGTGGACAGCACAGGCTTCGGGACTTCGGTGTTTCAGCGATGGTTCAGTTTCAGGCATCAGAGGGAAATCAGTAGTAGGAAATGGGTAAAGTGCCATTTTATCAACGGAACAAAGACCAACATAGTTACAGGAGTTAAGATAACCACAGAGTTTGACAACGACTGTCCTGAACTGCCTGAACTTGTGAGAGCCACAGCACAGCATTTTGAGATGGATGAGGTTAGTGCTGATAAAGCGTATTTGAGCCAAGAGAATATGGAGCAGATAGCCGAGCAGGGTGCAACACCTTTCATTCCGTTTAAAAGCAACAGCAAGGCGAGAAACAATGGAGCAGTATGGAAGCGTATGTATCATTTCTTTATGCTGAACAACGAGGAGTTTTTACAGCACTACCATAGGAGAAGCAACGCTGAAACCACAGTAAATATGATTAAAAGCAAGTTTGGGGATAGTGTAAGAAGCAAGGAATGGACAGCACAGGTCAATGAAGTCCTGTGTAAAATCATCTGCCATAACATCTGTGTAGTGATACAGGAAATGCACGAACTCGGTATTGAACCGCTATTCTGTGTAGAAAGTCAAGCATCTGTGTAA
- a CDS encoding NYN domain-containing protein, whose protein sequence is MEIKKQRVIAYYDGSNFYHLANDNFGLKGFNFLTLTKDLLQINEELKLIKYFTAPVNQQEKPGDAVKQQKFLAYLEKEPLIKVYYGNLVTRNLESIKVHCNYCKKDVITEDVNCPICARLIDLAYAKKTREKGVDVKLAITLMLDAIEDKYDTALLISSDADFVPAVEYIIQQKKKKVVYCHFPEPFTSDLVHTCSDTHLLTKDLLLKHHV, encoded by the coding sequence ATGGAAATTAAAAAACAGAGAGTAATTGCTTATTATGATGGTAGTAACTTTTATCATTTAGCTAATGATAATTTTGGACTTAAAGGATTCAATTTTCTTACTTTAACTAAAGATTTATTGCAAATTAATGAAGAATTAAAATTGATAAAGTATTTTACTGCACCAGTGAATCAACAAGAAAAACCAGGTGATGCAGTAAAACAACAGAAATTTTTAGCTTATTTGGAAAAAGAACCCTTAATCAAAGTATACTATGGTAATCTTGTAACAAGAAATTTAGAATCAATTAAGGTACATTGTAATTATTGTAAGAAAGATGTAATCACTGAAGATGTGAATTGTCCAATATGCGCTAGGCTCATAGATTTAGCTTACGCAAAGAAAACAAGAGAAAAAGGGGTTGATGTAAAACTTGCTATAACTTTAATGTTAGATGCTATTGAAGATAAATATGATACTGCTCTACTTATAAGCAGTGATGCAGATTTTGTACCCGCTGTAGAATATATTATCCAACAAAAGAAGAAAAAAGTGGTTTATTGCCATTTTCCTGAACCATTTACCAGCGATTTAGTGCATACTTGTTCAGATACACACCTTTTAACAAAGGATCTCCTTCTGAAGCATCATGTTTAA
- a CDS encoding recombinase family protein: protein MRAAIYVRVSTSKQDADNQLLQLRPYCERSGYEVVCEHSDVMSGKETSRPAYDRLFQEAHQHLFDVVVFWALDRFSRAGTLYTLQKLKELENLGIEWDSYQEPYLRSAGQFKDVVLAVIATVARMERERLSERTKAGINKPGVRERVGKRGKDKRPRSRAGYFKPKKGYLKKSPSPTSEIPAGIL, encoded by the coding sequence ATGAGGGCGGCTATATATGTTCGGGTGAGCACAAGCAAGCAGGATGCAGACAACCAACTGCTGCAGCTGCGGCCCTATTGCGAGCGCAGCGGCTATGAGGTAGTATGTGAGCATAGCGATGTAATGAGCGGCAAAGAGACGAGCCGGCCGGCCTACGATCGGCTCTTCCAGGAAGCGCACCAGCACCTCTTCGATGTGGTGGTATTTTGGGCATTGGATAGATTCAGCCGCGCCGGCACGCTCTACACGCTCCAAAAACTCAAGGAGCTTGAGAATCTCGGCATAGAGTGGGATAGTTACCAAGAACCATACCTCCGCAGCGCAGGGCAGTTTAAAGACGTGGTGCTGGCAGTGATAGCCACCGTGGCAAGAATGGAGCGCGAGCGGCTCAGCGAGCGCACCAAGGCCGGCATCAACAAGCCCGGGGTGCGTGAGCGGGTTGGCAAGCGCGGGAAGGACAAGAGACCCAGGAGCAGGGCAGGGTACTTTAAGCCAAAAAAAGGGTATCTAAAAAAGAGCCCCTCTCCTACGAGTGAAATCCCTGCAGGAATCCTCTGA
- a CDS encoding N-6 DNA methylase: MTTNMFCDKSTLKNESDVEQFFTIRLLQKLGYEDKNIKTKKSLSELVVSKGSHKENYKPDYVCFCERKPKIVVDAKHPDEIIDNFTYQVSGYALALNKQFRGENPVRFTILMNGGTFKLYKWDEEESILNMKFEDFSPDNVKYKKLYELISFENIKEQTGKNEIALATFFSKPTVEEVKNAFNKCHQIIWKKEKISPTDAFYEFSKIIFVKLNEDKRIRAIIDAGREPKRNDFKFSMDWLEERETETENPLSSILFAELQKILQEQIEKNKKKPIFTPNEGIDLHTETIAEVVKVLQNYDLYSIDEDLNGRMFETFLNATIRGRELGQYFTPRKAVKFMTKLANLRIRRVNGEIEIDSVMDACCGSGGFLIDAMADLLDKVQDNPALKPYKKEALEAIQTEAIFGIEANPKISRIARMNMYVHGDGGSRIYCSDSLDKEITIRSGTKPELKREIEELKNIIVTKNRKFKVVLSNPPFSMSYRKKEKGEKAILEQYGSTNEKENLTFEAGTQKLKASVKSNVLFIARYADLLEEGGKLLIVLDNSVLNTFSHKEYRDFIRRNYLIKAVFQLPTHMFVNQEAGGITSILYLEKRKSEQQEQPCVFARVIDNVGHNVSGKEESTDDFDIVLKEYERYEREGKLFLGGEKPIREYENDHLFLISPERLTDRIDVFFHQPSYNRLLKTLNERERKGTCILKKLADYSRIQIPVTSEDDVEDDREYKYIEISAIDKERGFIVPDGWEMGTRKELAARAKLPIRENDVLFSKPFRSLKKVVIIPKELDNQLASNGFYGIRPQDYAEASLLWAIFRSDIIQKQFFHLCSGYTQRELNDEYLKENLIIPIPKDKDKITKAIMLNIEKAKHARAQEIEAITQILEAPKIIFK; encoded by the coding sequence ATGACTACAAATATGTTCTGCGACAAATCAACATTAAAAAATGAGAGTGATGTTGAACAGTTCTTCACAATACGATTACTGCAAAAGCTGGGATATGAAGACAAGAATATTAAGACAAAGAAATCCCTGTCAGAATTGGTTGTAAGTAAGGGGTCGCATAAAGAAAACTACAAACCTGATTATGTTTGCTTCTGTGAACGCAAACCCAAAATAGTTGTGGATGCCAAACATCCTGATGAGATTATTGATAATTTCACATATCAAGTATCAGGATATGCGTTGGCATTGAACAAGCAGTTCAGAGGTGAAAATCCTGTAAGGTTTACCATACTCATGAATGGCGGGACTTTCAAACTCTATAAATGGGATGAGGAAGAATCAATCCTTAACATGAAGTTTGAAGACTTCTCTCCTGACAATGTTAAATATAAAAAGCTCTATGAATTAATTAGTTTTGAGAATATAAAAGAGCAGACAGGAAAGAATGAAATTGCCCTTGCTACTTTCTTCTCAAAACCAACAGTGGAGGAAGTCAAGAACGCTTTTAACAAATGCCACCAAATCATTTGGAAAAAGGAAAAGATTAGCCCAACTGATGCATTTTATGAATTTTCAAAAATCATCTTTGTGAAACTTAATGAAGACAAAAGAATACGGGCAATTATTGATGCTGGACGGGAACCAAAACGCAATGATTTCAAATTCTCAATGGACTGGCTTGAAGAGAGAGAAACCGAGACGGAAAACCCGTTAAGTAGCATACTTTTCGCAGAGTTACAAAAAATACTTCAGGAACAAATTGAGAAAAACAAGAAAAAACCAATTTTCACCCCAAACGAAGGTATTGACCTGCATACAGAGACCATTGCTGAAGTTGTGAAGGTGCTACAAAACTATGACCTATATAGTATTGACGAAGACCTAAATGGGCGTATGTTTGAGACATTTCTTAACGCAACAATTAGAGGAAGGGAACTCGGACAGTATTTTACACCAAGAAAAGCAGTTAAATTCATGACCAAACTCGCCAATTTAAGGATTAGGAGAGTTAATGGTGAGATTGAAATTGATTCCGTGATGGACGCTTGCTGTGGCAGTGGCGGTTTTCTGATTGATGCGATGGCTGACTTGCTTGATAAAGTGCAGGATAATCCTGCTTTAAAACCATATAAGAAGGAAGCACTTGAAGCCATACAGACCGAAGCAATTTTTGGAATTGAAGCCAACCCCAAAATCTCTCGCATTGCTCGTATGAACATGTATGTTCATGGGGATGGGGGTAGTAGAATATATTGCTCGGATTCACTTGATAAAGAAATTACTATAAGGTCTGGCACTAAACCCGAACTCAAGAGAGAAATTGAGGAGCTCAAGAACATAATCGTTACAAAAAATAGGAAGTTCAAGGTTGTTCTTTCAAACCCACCATTCAGTATGTCTTATCGGAAAAAGGAGAAGGGAGAAAAAGCAATTCTTGAACAGTATGGCAGCACAAATGAAAAGGAAAATCTTACATTCGAGGCAGGAACTCAAAAACTTAAAGCAAGCGTGAAGTCCAATGTGCTTTTCATTGCTAGGTATGCTGACTTGCTCGAAGAGGGTGGAAAGCTTCTAATTGTTCTTGATAACAGCGTGTTGAACACTTTTAGTCACAAAGAATATCGGGATTTCATTAGGCGTAATTACCTCATTAAAGCTGTATTTCAACTGCCAACTCACATGTTCGTCAATCAAGAGGCGGGAGGTATCACTTCTATACTCTATTTGGAAAAGCGTAAGAGTGAGCAACAAGAACAACCATGCGTGTTTGCTAGGGTTATTGACAATGTAGGTCATAATGTTTCAGGTAAGGAAGAAAGCACAGATGATTTTGATATAGTGCTGAAAGAATATGAAAGATATGAACGGGAAGGTAAGTTATTCCTCGGAGGAGAAAAGCCCATCAGAGAATACGAGAACGACCATTTATTTCTGATTAGTCCTGAAAGACTGACTGACAGGATTGATGTATTCTTTCACCAGCCGTCATATAATCGCCTTCTCAAAACGCTTAACGAAAGAGAACGAAAGGGCACATGTATTCTTAAAAAACTAGCTGATTATTCAAGAATACAAATCCCCGTTACTAGCGAAGATGATGTAGAGGACGATAGGGAATATAAGTATATAGAAATAAGTGCCATTGATAAGGAGAGAGGGTTCATAGTCCCAGATGGTTGGGAGATGGGAACGAGAAAGGAACTTGCGGCAAGAGCTAAACTTCCCATTCGGGAGAATGATGTATTGTTCTCTAAACCTTTTAGGTCATTAAAAAAGGTAGTTATCATACCAAAAGAATTGGACAATCAGCTTGCAAGCAACGGATTTTATGGTATTAGACCACAAGATTATGCAGAGGCTTCTCTTTTGTGGGCAATATTCCGTTCAGACATCATTCAAAAGCAATTCTTTCATCTGTGTAGTGGTTATACTCAACGAGAGCTTAATGATGAATACCTGAAAGAAAATCTTATCATTCCAATTCCAAAGGACAAAGATAAAATCACAAAGGCAATTATGCTGAACATTGAAAAAGCCAAGCATGCAAGAGCCCAGGAAATAGAGGCAATAACTCAAATATTGGAAGCTCCAAAAATCATATTTAAGTGA
- a CDS encoding S-layer protein, with the protein MNKAIKRIIALGTGVAMLGATVLGAMAAADLSAYPKPFVQDGKFNGLIVVGAGAKTEDVIGATEVAMSLQAANVVTKSLPGTATTAVEGGAGVLTSGQKLYLTDNMTSVKETITATDLPVFLKKGTLTDTDGTSYEYTQQIKVVNNSAMVKFGTPSGLSNEPQVYLNLPDNAVYTMELVFPTAVDTLKLDNKVITIFGKEYTFAGTDSDLNASGTNGLVMYGSGVDKTLTAGEAATISVSGADIPVEVIGVNTKTTTATATIKVNGEQQAVTAGSTYLLGGVRVYVRDIFAYTVPTEQGAVRLFVGSDKIRIKDGAEIRKGSVDIDGTAARVSATGGTSVSKIRFDVEPYGVDPEVKYLKEGKEMIDPIFGTFKVSFTGPTPAFEASTRDSIKLMPTAEDKAAIEFTNRAGQKYSSFNILAGNETSGGTFLVKHDEYDIITDTTTNIDVGDFFVVTPGGGYSHIFELKKIDTSPKIIRVKDAAVGGETKEISWDATSGAGTLNVDGYDVTLIVNDLTTPTKLNSTTYGTDYVYTKSGAKITLPANNGHVHIREETDYNDGTYKWASGTTLGNADVTVTFAYSSQASTYDMQVNAPTGEGISVQSIGSTYDQRALTYYGTFVKYNTNSDQLEFFYSGEATHFGVYFAPTAALTTTTGGSTYTEVQRIEVGAAVLDTEVADYTAQNVIVVGGPCVNSIAAALMKNPADCTTGFEQGKAILKLYESNGKVALLVAGYSAMDTRRASRVLADYSKYKLAGAEMEVTGTTMTDIAVAVPQTA; encoded by the coding sequence TTGAATAAAGCAATAAAGAGAATTATAGCATTAGGAACTGGAGTAGCCATGCTTGGCGCAACAGTGCTTGGTGCTATGGCTGCAGCTGATCTGTCTGCATATCCCAAGCCATTTGTACAGGATGGGAAATTCAACGGACTGATCGTTGTAGGAGCAGGAGCAAAGACTGAGGACGTAATCGGAGCCACAGAAGTTGCCATGAGCCTACAGGCAGCAAATGTAGTGACAAAATCACTACCAGGAACAGCAACAACAGCCGTCGAAGGCGGAGCTGGAGTCCTGACAAGCGGGCAGAAGTTGTACTTAACAGACAACATGACCTCTGTCAAGGAAACCATAACCGCAACAGACCTGCCAGTTTTCCTGAAGAAGGGAACATTAACTGACACAGACGGAACAAGCTATGAATACACACAGCAGATAAAAGTTGTGAACAACAGCGCAATGGTAAAGTTCGGAACACCATCTGGACTCAGCAATGAGCCACAGGTTTACCTTAACTTGCCAGACAACGCAGTTTACACAATGGAACTTGTGTTCCCAACAGCTGTTGATACTCTGAAGCTTGACAACAAGGTAATAACAATATTCGGAAAGGAATACACCTTCGCAGGAACAGATTCCGATCTGAATGCCTCAGGGACAAACGGACTTGTCATGTACGGAAGCGGAGTTGACAAGACCTTAACAGCAGGAGAAGCAGCAACAATATCTGTTTCAGGCGCTGACATCCCAGTTGAAGTGATTGGAGTCAACACAAAGACAACAACAGCAACAGCAACAATAAAAGTCAATGGCGAGCAGCAGGCTGTAACAGCTGGAAGCACCTATCTCCTTGGAGGAGTCAGGGTATATGTAAGAGACATCTTCGCATATACAGTTCCAACAGAACAGGGAGCAGTAAGGCTTTTCGTCGGTTCTGACAAAATCAGAATCAAGGATGGTGCTGAAATCAGAAAGGGCTCAGTAGACATTGACGGAACAGCTGCACGCGTAAGCGCAACAGGCGGAACCTCTGTCTCAAAGATAAGGTTCGATGTTGAGCCATACGGAGTTGACCCAGAAGTGAAATACCTCAAAGAAGGAAAGGAAATGATTGATCCAATCTTTGGAACCTTCAAGGTATCATTCACAGGACCAACACCTGCATTTGAAGCCAGCACAAGGGACAGCATAAAGCTGATGCCAACTGCTGAGGACAAGGCAGCTATTGAGTTCACCAACAGGGCAGGACAGAAGTATTCCAGCTTCAACATCCTGGCGGGCAACGAGACATCAGGAGGAACATTCCTCGTAAAGCACGACGAATATGACATCATAACAGACACAACAACTAATATTGATGTCGGAGACTTCTTTGTTGTCACACCAGGCGGCGGATACTCCCACATTTTCGAGCTGAAGAAGATTGATACAAGCCCGAAGATAATAAGAGTCAAAGACGCTGCAGTTGGCGGAGAGACAAAGGAAATCTCATGGGATGCCACAAGCGGAGCAGGAACATTAAATGTCGACGGTTATGACGTAACCTTGATAGTTAATGACCTTACAACTCCAACAAAGCTGAACAGCACAACTTATGGAACAGACTATGTCTACACCAAGAGCGGAGCAAAGATAACCCTGCCAGCCAACAACGGACATGTGCACATCAGAGAAGAAACTGACTACAATGACGGCACATACAAGTGGGCTAGCGGAACAACTCTCGGCAATGCAGATGTAACTGTTACATTTGCCTACTCATCACAGGCAAGCACCTATGATATGCAGGTAAATGCGCCAACAGGAGAAGGAATTAGCGTCCAGAGCATCGGAAGCACATATGACCAGAGAGCTTTGACCTACTACGGCACATTTGTGAAGTACAACACCAATTCAGACCAGCTTGAATTCTTTTATTCAGGCGAGGCCACACACTTTGGAGTGTACTTTGCACCAACTGCTGCATTAACAACAACAACTGGCGGATCCACATACACAGAAGTGCAAAGGATAGAAGTTGGAGCAGCTGTGCTTGACACAGAAGTGGCTGACTACACAGCACAGAATGTGATTGTTGTAGGAGGACCATGCGTCAACTCCATCGCGGCTGCTTTGATGAAAAACCCAGCTGACTGCACCACAGGATTCGAGCAGGGCAAGGCAATCCTCAAGTTGTATGAAAGCAACGGAAAGGTTGCACTGCTTGTAGCTGGTTATTCAGCAATGGATACCAGAAGGGCTTCAAGAGTCCTTGCTGACTACAGCAAGTACAAGCTCGCAGGCGCTGAAATGGAAGTTACTGGCACAACAATGACTGATATTGCAGTCGCTGTGCCACAGACTGCATAA
- a CDS encoding NUDIX domain-containing protein: protein MTDKFEKEVLVVPRAKLFLEDEFTGFREMKGAEYLKRIKNSFEFIKRGLAETNPSYKQIIPYAVIANKKKGKAYLYTRGAGKGYSEKRLYSKGSMGVGGHIEHEDCNEGEKGFLEKAMLREISEEISIKGKMEYKLFGFINFENTEVSRVHFGVVYLVETDAEEVSFNNEEIASGKMISGEELEKAAGEMELEEWTEILIAPIKKYLAEKVQARKKEKGIKELSRK from the coding sequence ATGACAGACAAGTTTGAAAAAGAGGTTCTCGTGGTTCCCAGGGCAAAGCTTTTTTTGGAAGATGAATTCACCGGATTCAGAGAGATGAAAGGCGCAGAATATCTAAAGCGCATAAAAAACTCGTTTGAATTCATAAAAAGGGGGCTCGCTGAAACAAACCCTTCATACAAGCAGATAATCCCATATGCAGTGATAGCCAACAAGAAAAAGGGAAAGGCATATCTCTATACACGGGGCGCGGGAAAGGGGTATTCTGAAAAGAGATTATATTCAAAGGGCTCAATGGGCGTAGGAGGGCATATAGAGCACGAGGACTGCAACGAAGGGGAAAAGGGATTCCTGGAAAAGGCAATGCTCAGGGAAATCTCAGAGGAAATCTCAATAAAAGGAAAAATGGAATACAAGCTCTTCGGATTCATAAACTTTGAGAACACAGAAGTAAGCAGGGTGCATTTCGGCGTTGTTTACCTTGTTGAAACCGATGCAGAAGAGGTATCCTTCAACAACGAAGAGATAGCATCTGGAAAAATGATTTCAGGAGAAGAGCTGGAAAAAGCAGCAGGAGAGATGGAGCTTGAGGAATGGACAGAGATTCTCATTGCCCCGATAAAGAAATACCTTGCTGAAAAAGTTCAGGCCAGAAAGAAAGAAAAAGGAATCAAGGAACTTAGTAGGAAATAA
- a CDS encoding winged helix-turn-helix domain-containing protein — protein MKKKWTKTQKLILKAMYQEHRPMSMMEISKLAGVSWVTVKKHIPKLMVKNVVILYKQGKRKYYKFNYQEVS, from the coding sequence ATGAAAAAGAAATGGACAAAAACCCAGAAACTCATCTTAAAAGCCATGTATCAGGAACATCGCCCAATGAGTATGATGGAAATATCCAAATTAGCAGGAGTGAGTTGGGTAACAGTCAAAAAACACATACCAAAATTGATGGTAAAAAATGTTGTCATCCTCTACAAGCAAGGGAAAAGAAAATACTATAAGTTCAACTATCAGGAGGTGAGTTAA